AATTGTCGCGGCGCCTCGCCGATCTCGTGCGCAAGGAGTCCTGCGCCGAGGTGGCGGAGCGCTGGGGCGTCGGCCCGTTCATGCGGCTCGGCGACGGCGAGGCGCAGACCGGCGGACGGAAGAAGCGCGCCATATTGGGCGATATGTGTGAGGCGATCATCGGCGCGGTCTATCTCGACGGCGGCGCGGCGGCGGCCGAGGCCGTGGTGCGCGAGGCCTTCGGCGCCCGCATGCAGACGCAGGGCCGGCGCTTGCGCGACGCCAAGACCTCGCTGCAGGAATGGGCGCAGGCGCGGCGCCTGCCGACGCCGTGCTACAGGATGACATCGCGCAGCGGACCCGACCACGCGCCCTTCTTCAAGGTCGAGGTGGTGGTCGAAGGCTTCGTTCCGGCCGAAGGCGGCGGCGCCTCCAAGCGCGTCGCCGAGCAATCGGCGGCGCAGGCCTTTCTCGATCGCGAAGGCATAGAACGGGAAGGGACGTGATGACATCGGAACAACTCCCTCACGACTCGCCCTCTGGAGCGAGCGACACCCGCTGCGGCTTCGTCGCGCTGGTCGGCGCGCCCAACGCCGGAAAATCGACGCTGCTCAATCAGCTCGTCGGCGCCAAAGTGTCGATCGTCTCACGCAAGGCGCAGACGACGCGCGCCCTCGTGCGCGGCATCGCCATCTCCGGCGAATCGCAGATCATCCTCGTCGACACGCCGGGCATTTTCGCGCCCAAGCGCCGGCTGGAGCGGGCGA
The sequence above is a segment of the Methylosinus trichosporium OB3b genome. Coding sequences within it:
- the rnc gene encoding ribonuclease III, translated to MGSSGRKDLEALEASVGHGFVNRGLLEHALTHVSGSTARTESYERLEFLGDRVLGVVVAHLLYETFPAESEGELSRRLADLVRKESCAEVAERWGVGPFMRLGDGEAQTGGRKKRAILGDMCEAIIGAVYLDGGAAAAEAVVREAFGARMQTQGRRLRDAKTSLQEWAQARRLPTPCYRMTSRSGPDHAPFFKVEVVVEGFVPAEGGGASKRVAEQSAAQAFLDREGIEREGT